CCGGGAGCCTCGGTCTGCCTGATCCCGACATTATAAATACGCTGATAGTCCTGCACCCGGTCTGTGAAATCCTGTTCCATCGCGGTGCGGTCATTTCCATAGTGACCCCATTCATACTGCCGCTGGCCGTCCTTGTCATCATAGCAGGCCCATGTGACATAGCGGGATGGCGCGGTGGGATGTTCGCCCAATGCAAATCCTCGTCCATTTTCCAGCATGACCGCCTTCAAAATAGCATAGCCTTGATTTTTGTCCATAGTACACCTCCCATCATCGAGACATTTCTTTATTTTCTCTTTTCACAAACGGCTGGAGCTGATAGGGGCTTGTACCGTCCTCGGGTCGCAGAAAGTCTATCCGGGCCGCAGCACGGATAGCGTTCTGGTTAAGCTGCCGCTGCCATGCCCCTTGGCTGGGAGCCCACTTAAAGCCGTTGCTTTTCAGTTCCTGCCGCTGATCGGCATCGGGCTTTTCCTCAAAAATAAGCTGCAAACGATTTTCAGCCTCGTTGATTTTTGCCTCACCTCCGGGGAATGTCCAGCCAGCAAACTCGGAGCGGCTGCTCAGTTCCTCAATGCGCTGGCGCACACGGCGGATGTTGGCGTTGTTGTTGGAAAGCAGATAGGCGGGGTATGGCTTGCTTTTGTCCAAGTGCCATGACTGCGCCATATCTGCTTTGAGCTTTTCTGCCTGCTCCGGCGTAAGCTCCGGGCAGCCGTCCAGCGTTTTGTGTTTCCGAAAATACGCATTGACCGCCTTCATGGTGGTCTGCTGGGACTCCAGCCCCTCCAGCTTTTTTGTCAGCTTTTCCACGGCCAGATCGTCATCCGCGCTGATCCCACCCATTCCAACAGAGCGGATTTTATCAAGCAGCTTTGAAATCTCCGCATACTCTCCATAGTTGCGATCCCGGGCGGCGTTCTGCTTGTGCTTTTTTGTCACAGGGAAATTGCCGCCCCCGGAGATCAGAATAGAGGGCACCCGGGCATCAATCACATTGCGTTCATTCAGATTTTCGGCAAGTTTCCGGGCATAGCGATCCACCAGTGTGTCAATCTTATCATGGTACATGGGATCGACACGCGCTTTCTGGCGTTCCGCCGCTGCATACGCTTCATCGACCATTGCCCGGTAGCCCGCCGTAGCGGAGCCCGGCTGATAGTCGGAAAAGCTGTTCATATCCTTTGCCCGCTTTGCGGCTTCTTCATTGATTGGATAATATTTCGGCATAGTACCTCCTTCCACAAAAGCCGGAACTTTGGGACAAATTGTCCCAAAGCCCCGGCAGCTAAAATGTTGACAGCATCTCACGGAAACAGGGCCGGACGTAGAAATATACGCCTCCCGCAGAAAATGGCCTTAAAAAGCCTTGTCACAGGCGGGTTTTGGATGTCCTAATTGTCAACACATCAGCCCCGTTTTTTCCGCATATATTCCCGCTGCTGTCTGCGGTGTGCCGCCTTTGCACAGGCCACCGAACAATAGGTTTGCCGTCCATCAGGAGCCACGGCTCTGCCACATACCGGGCAAGCCTTGAAATCCGGCCTTGGCCCCTCTGTCAGCAACGCAGCCTCCAGCGCCGGATCAAGGGGCAGAACAGCCTCGCGGAAGTAGCGGCAATAAGCCCCCGTCCAGCATTTCCCAAACATATAGCACTCGCAATCCAGCGGCAGGCAGCCGCAGTCCCGGTCATAGTTGGCACACCATTTTGACACCAGCCTGCGGATTGCCGCTTTTTCTGTCCGGGTCAGTTCTCGGCCCACAGTATCACCTCCCGTTGCCCGGTGGTTTGAGCTGCTCCCGGTAGCAGAACACGCAGCCGATCCCGCGCCAGTAAGGGCAGCCGTCACAACGGGAGCCCTTCGGCGGCAGGCTTGGCGGCACACCCTTAAAGTAGCTTTTTTCTTTCATAAATCCCTCATAGGGGTTGTTGGTAAATCTCATTCATTATCCTCGCTTTCTGTATTGTCCTCGTCCCAAGGCGGCCCATCGTCCTCGGGATCGTCATAATCAGCCAGTTCCTCACTGTAATCCTCTTCGGGTACAGCAGCTTTTTCATGCTTCGGGCGATAGATTTTGAAGTACCAGCCTGCACCGCCGCCCAGAACAGCCACTGCCAAAATCAGCAGAAGTGTCCCGGTATTGCTTTTCTGCTGGGGCTCGGGTTCCGGCTCCTCCGCAGGTTCCGTCACCGGGGCGGGTTCGGGAGCTGTACCAGCACACTCGGTCATGTTGACCGCGCAGACCTCGCAATCCGTATTGATGGCTCCGGGCGCACATTTTTCTGTGCAGGAGCAGGCCGGAAGCTCTCCGCCAGCGGCCTCCAGTGCCGCCAGCAGATCGGCTTCATCCACCATGTTCAGAAAGTAGGTGTGATACTGTTCGCCGTCCTCGTCCACAGGCTTGTCATAATCAATGACAATGTAAAAGGTGTTGCCGCCGCTGGTTTCCACCGTGATAAACTGTTTGTTGGTTGCAGCATCATAGAGCAGATCGCGGGTCACAAGGTTTCCATCCTCCGAAAAGCCCGCGCCCGGGGTAATGGTAGGTGCAGGCTCCGGGGCCGGAGTTTCTTCCACAACAGGCGGTTCCTCATTCCCACTGTCCGAATAGGCGTAGGCTGGGATCGCAAAGCCGCATAAAAGAACGGCGAAGCAAAGCCCCGCCGCCAACATACGAAAGTGTTTCATATTCAGTTCTCCTCCTTCTTTTCTTCTTCGGACTTCGGGACACTTTGTCCCAAAGTGCCACCGTCCTTCAGCTTTTCAAACAGCAGCGGGAGCTCCGTAAGGGAGATGCTCATACCGCGCACAATGTCCACGATCTCGCTGTTTTCTGCCTCCAGCTTTTTCTGCTCCAGCTCCTTGAGCCGGGCCTGCTGTTCACTGATTTTAGCCTTGACCTTATCAATCTCGGCCTGAATTTTCATGCTTTTGGTAGTTGCCATTTCAAAACCTCCTGTCACGGTAAACGCCCGTAGGCGTAAAAATGAGATTGCCAGTAGCTTGTATTCAAATTTGCGTAGCCGATGGGATCTCCGCAATGCAGCATTTTTCCGTCACCGACATAAATCCCGCAATGACTCACGCCCGGCGTGTCATAGGTGCCTTTGAAGAACACCAGATCACCGGGTTTGGGAGAGCTGGTCGGCGTACAGATGTTATAGAGCCCCTGGGCTCCCAGCCTGCCAACATTCCAGCCGGAGTGATTGATGACCCATGAAACATAGCCCGAGCAATCAAAGGAAGTAGCCGGAGAACTGCCGCCCCACACATAGGGATAGCCGATGTATTTCTGCGCCTCGGCAAGCATCGCGGCAAAGGTTTCATCGTCCAGATATTCTCCGGGTACTTCGTAATCACCGGGTTTCCCGGTAATGTACTTGTTCACATAGGGAGAATCCGGGAACAGATCGGGGCGGTTTCCCAGCGTTGCCATATAGATGGCATACCGGGAAAGCTGATCCTCGCCCATGACATACACGGGTACATGGGATAAATCAAAGTTCTCCAGCGTGACCGTACAGATGTAATAGTCGTAAGGCACCTGATAGGTGTCTGTATGGGAGTTGCCGTCCTCGTCCGTCCATGTGTCGGTTTCTGTGCGATACCGGGTTTCCACCACCACATCCTCCGTGAGAATGTATTGGCGGTCAAACAGCATTTGCAGCGTTCCCTGTACCTCGTCTATTGTCCATTGTCCCTCATGGAGCGCACACAAAAGAGAAAGCAGCACATAGGGGTCATGTTCGATTTCGTCCAGATCGAAGTGGTATTCGTCATAGTCATGGGTGCTTTCATAGGTATCCAGATAATGCTGCAAATCATCTTCCAGCGCACAGTAGGCAGCTTCGGCGGCCAGCATATCCCGATCCTCGCAAGGATAGGTGCTGGCCCCTAATGCACCGGCCCCGGCGTTCCCCAGCATAAGCATGGTAGAGGAACAGGACTGCATAGCAAACAGGAGTAACACACAGAGCACCGCAACCACGGCACCTGCGGGATGACTTTTGACAAATTCCACTGCCCGGGCGGTCAGGCGTTCTGTGGCTGTGGCAGTTTTCCCAGCCGCAGCCGCGCCCTGCTTTGCAGCCTCCTTTGCCTGCTTGCGGTATTGCCTGCGAAGCCGTTGCTTTTGCCAGTAGCGGGTAAGGGCATTTTTCGTCAGCTCCGGGTGCTCCTGTGCGGCGGTGTGAAAATGGTAGTCCGCCGTGTACTTGGTATAGCGGGCTTCGGCCTTGCGTACCACTTTTGCCGGATGTTCCCGGACTTTACGGCGCACAAAGCGGGAGCCGTGCCGCAGCGCGGTTTCTCCCACAAGCTCAGAACGGTGTGCGCCTTCTGTGCCGACATTTTCCTGTTCCACTTCAAAAATCTTGCCATGCACGAAGCTGTGAACGGAACCACTGGCAACACGGCCTATGCGTTTTACCGGGCCGGGCTTTTTCGGCGGCTTTTGTTTTGCCAGCTTCTCCCGGGCCTGTTCCAGCTTTTCGCCTTGGGACTCCATACGGAGCTTTGCCGCCGCAGCCTGTTCCTGCTGGCTCTTTTTGCGGAACTTGGACTTCGGGACACTTTGTCCCGAAGTGTCGGAAGCCTCCGGCCCGGGCTGTTCCCCGTCAGGGGCGTGGGCGGTCTGCGACCAAGCCTCCTCCTTGGTCTTATTCGTTTTTCGTTTCATTCT
The DNA window shown above is from Blautia hansenii DSM 20583 and carries:
- a CDS encoding cysteine-rich VLP domain-containing protein → MGRELTRTEKAAIRRLVSKWCANYDRDCGCLPLDCECYMFGKCWTGAYCRYFREAVLPLDPALEAALLTEGPRPDFKACPVCGRAVAPDGRQTYCSVACAKAAHRRQQREYMRKKRG
- a CDS encoding DUF4366 domain-containing protein encodes the protein MKHFRMLAAGLCFAVLLCGFAIPAYAYSDSGNEEPPVVEETPAPEPAPTITPGAGFSEDGNLVTRDLLYDAATNKQFITVETSGGNTFYIVIDYDKPVDEDGEQYHTYFLNMVDEADLLAALEAAGGELPACSCTEKCAPGAINTDCEVCAVNMTECAGTAPEPAPVTEPAEEPEPEPQQKSNTGTLLLILAVAVLGGGAGWYFKIYRPKHEKAAVPEEDYSEELADYDDPEDDGPPWDEDNTESEDNE
- a CDS encoding DUF4315 family protein, whose amino-acid sequence is MATTKSMKIQAEIDKVKAKISEQQARLKELEQKKLEAENSEIVDIVRGMSISLTELPLLFEKLKDGGTLGQSVPKSEEEKKEEN
- a CDS encoding C40 family peptidase — translated: MKRKTNKTKEEAWSQTAHAPDGEQPGPEASDTSGQSVPKSKFRKKSQQEQAAAAKLRMESQGEKLEQAREKLAKQKPPKKPGPVKRIGRVASGSVHSFVHGKIFEVEQENVGTEGAHRSELVGETALRHGSRFVRRKVREHPAKVVRKAEARYTKYTADYHFHTAAQEHPELTKNALTRYWQKQRLRRQYRKQAKEAAKQGAAAAGKTATATERLTARAVEFVKSHPAGAVVAVLCVLLLFAMQSCSSTMLMLGNAGAGALGASTYPCEDRDMLAAEAAYCALEDDLQHYLDTYESTHDYDEYHFDLDEIEHDPYVLLSLLCALHEGQWTIDEVQGTLQMLFDRQYILTEDVVVETRYRTETDTWTDEDGNSHTDTYQVPYDYYICTVTLENFDLSHVPVYVMGEDQLSRYAIYMATLGNRPDLFPDSPYVNKYITGKPGDYEVPGEYLDDETFAAMLAEAQKYIGYPYVWGGSSPATSFDCSGYVSWVINHSGWNVGRLGAQGLYNICTPTSSPKPGDLVFFKGTYDTPGVSHCGIYVGDGKMLHCGDPIGYANLNTSYWQSHFYAYGRLP